A genomic region of Tamandua tetradactyla isolate mTamTet1 chromosome 2, mTamTet1.pri, whole genome shotgun sequence contains the following coding sequences:
- the LOC143659353 gene encoding olfactory receptor 13D1-like: MEIGNYSAVTEFFLVGFSQYPELQLSVFMFCLITYLIILLGNSLLIIISILDSRLHTPMYFFLGNLSFLDICYTSSFIPPMLIIFRSDKKSISFIGCTLQMVISLGLGSTECILLAMMAYDRYVAICNPLRYPIIMNKALCVHMAAWSWSIGFLIALIQTVLAMTLPFCGNNIIDHITCELLALLKLTCSDISINVLVMTVASIILLIIPLLLIFISYVFILSTILRINSAEGRKKAFSTCSAHLVVVILFYGSALFMYMKPKSKDTKTSDEIIGLSYGVVTPMLNPIIYSLRNKEVKEAVKKVLSKHLHLWKI, from the coding sequence ATGGAGATAGGAAATTATTCCGCGGTGACTGAATTCTTTCTGGTGGGGTTTTCCCAATACCCAGAGCTCCAGCTTTCTGTGTTCATGTTCTGCCTAATCACGTACCTGATAATCCTCCTAGGAAACAGCCTCCTCATTATCATCAGCATCCTGGACTCCCgcctccacacccccatgtacttcttccttgggAACCTCTCATTCTTGGACATCTGCTATACATCTTCTTTCATTCCTCCAATGCTCATCATATTTAGGTCTgataaaaaatccatttctttcaTTGGTTGTACTCTACAGATGGTGATCTCCCTTGGCTTAGGTTCCACTGAGTGTATTCTCCTGGCAATGATGGCCTATGACCGGTATGTGGCTATTTGCAACCCACTGAGGTACCCCATCATCATGAACAAAGCGCTATGTGTGCACATGGCTGCGTGGTCCTGGAGCATAGGCTTTCTGATCGCCCTAATACAAACAGTTCTAGCAATGACACTGCCTTTCTGTGGGAATAATATCATCGATCACATTACCTGTGAGTTACTGGCTCTTCTTAAACTCACCTGTTCAGATATAAGCATCAATGTGCTTGTCATGACGGTGGCaagtattattttattgattattcctctgttgttaattttcatttcctatgTTTTCATCCTCTCTACAATACTGAGAATTAATTCTGCTGAGGGGAGAAAGAAAGCTTTTTCTACCTGTTCAGCCCACCTGGTGGTGGTAATTTTGTTCTATGGTTCAGCACTTTTTATGTACATGAAGCCTAAGTCAAAGGACACAAAAACATCCGATGAGATCATTGGTCTGTCTTATGGAGTGGTCACCCCAATGTTGAACCCCATCATCTACAGCCTAAGGAATAAGGAGGTAAAAGAGGCTGTGAAGAAAGTCCTCAGCAAACATTTGCATCTATGGAAAATATGA